A stretch of the Porifericola rhodea genome encodes the following:
- a CDS encoding TIGR04283 family arsenosugar biosynthesis glycosyltransferase, producing the protein MRNLSIIIPTLNEEDYLEETLKRVFQLKPPAYEVIVVDGGSNDLTMLVASRFLVRTISISQNNRSVQMNVGASVAQGELLCFLHADTLVPYNLTSLIEQSMQQPNLVLGGFVSLMRGPKKVRYFTSSLNYLKTHLCPLIYRPYAYFFKGLRLIFGDQVMFCRKEDFRKISGFDKNVPIMEEADFCLRINMLGKIRQFPQKVYTSDRRVSGLGFWKAHFIYFSILILWAFGASPHWLRQFYKDIR; encoded by the coding sequence AAGAAACACTGAAAAGGGTATTCCAACTTAAACCTCCAGCCTATGAAGTAATTGTAGTAGACGGTGGCAGCAATGACCTGACTATGCTTGTAGCTTCGCGTTTCTTAGTGAGGACGATAAGTATCAGCCAGAACAACCGCTCCGTTCAAATGAATGTAGGAGCCTCCGTAGCACAGGGGGAACTTTTGTGTTTTCTCCATGCCGATACTCTGGTACCTTATAATCTGACTTCGCTTATTGAACAAAGTATGCAGCAGCCAAATCTGGTATTAGGTGGCTTTGTTTCCCTTATGCGAGGTCCTAAAAAAGTACGATATTTTACCAGCTCTCTTAACTACCTGAAAACACATCTTTGCCCTTTGATATATCGCCCTTATGCGTATTTTTTTAAAGGACTCAGGCTTATCTTCGGCGATCAGGTTATGTTTTGCAGAAAAGAGGATTTCCGTAAAATTAGTGGCTTTGATAAAAATGTTCCTATCATGGAAGAGGCTGATTTCTGTCTGCGCATTAATATGCTGGGTAAAATCAGACAGTTTCCTCAAAAGGTCTATACCTCTGACAGAAGAGTCAGCGGTTTAGGTTTTTGGAAAGCACATTTTATCTATTTTTCAATACTTATACTATGGGCATTCGGAGCTTCACCCCACTGGCTCAGGCAGTTTTATAAAGATATCAGATAG
- a CDS encoding sulfite exporter TauE/SafE family protein: MDWLDIIIVVGAGFAAGFINTLAGGGSLIALSVLIFMGLPPAVANATNRVAVFSQNVFGVLGFRSKGISSFRFGLWLGISALLGAIIGAKIAVDISGDLFNKLLAVIMLIVVALIIFNPNKKNTEAIERLDTKHKAISIGFFFLIGIWGGFIQAGVGFLIIAVLSTVNRFSLVKSNSVKVFVILFYTIAALVVFIWEGKINWAYGLVLAIGNSLGAWIASRWSVEKGDRWVKIFLLVIVVLIAIRLWFFS; encoded by the coding sequence ATGGATTGGTTAGATATTATTATCGTAGTAGGTGCCGGATTTGCTGCTGGCTTTATTAATACGCTTGCTGGAGGAGGCTCGTTAATCGCTTTATCAGTGCTCATATTTATGGGTCTGCCTCCGGCTGTAGCTAACGCTACCAATAGGGTTGCCGTTTTTTCTCAGAATGTGTTCGGTGTACTGGGGTTCAGGAGCAAAGGTATTTCATCTTTTCGCTTTGGCCTGTGGCTTGGTATTTCTGCATTACTGGGCGCAATAATAGGAGCTAAAATTGCCGTAGATATAAGCGGTGACCTGTTCAATAAGTTGCTGGCAGTAATTATGCTTATTGTAGTTGCCTTGATTATTTTTAACCCTAATAAAAAGAATACAGAGGCTATAGAAAGGTTAGATACTAAACATAAAGCAATTAGCATAGGGTTTTTCTTTCTGATAGGTATATGGGGTGGGTTTATACAGGCAGGTGTGGGCTTTCTTATTATTGCGGTGCTTAGTACTGTCAACCGTTTTTCTTTAGTAAAAAGCAACAGTGTCAAAGTATTTGTAATTCTGTTTTATACTATAGCTGCACTGGTAGTATTTATCTGGGAAGGAAAGATTAATTGGGCATACGGCTTGGTGCTCGCTATAGGTAACTCTTTGGGTGCCTGGATAGCTTCTCGCTGGTCAGTAGAAAAGGGAGATCGCTGGGTAAAAATCTTTTTACTCGTGATAGTGGTATTGATTGCTATCAGGCTATGGTTTTTTAGCTAG
- a CDS encoding transglycosylase domain-containing protein — translation MNPKVKKTLSKLVQKLLRAIQHSFKALYRTVRHFGWKQWLRLGVFTFFGLLLSGLLFAFIVHMGFFGRLPNEQELRNIKNFNSSEVYTYDRKLLGRYYIENRTNARYENIAPSIIQALVSTEDSRFYQHQGIDYRSMARVFVKSILLGNESSGGGSTISQQLAKNLFPRQDFWILSMPVNKLKEIFIATRLEEIYSKEEILTLYLNTVPFGGNVFGIEAATKRFFNKSAKEIQPEEAAVLVGMLKATTYYSPRLHPERAKGRRNVVLNLMARAGHITPFEADSLKSIPMELDYTYVSHNEGPAPYFREKLRHEVQAWLKEHPKEDGSYYNLYTDGLKIYTTIDSRMQAYAEKAVEEHMKELQSTFFKHWQGRKPWDKQNNYLKRLMQRSARYKQLIASGKTPEEAEALFKEAIPMTVFTWEGEKEKTMSPLDSIAYYQMFLNAGFMAMRPENGHVKAWVGGINHEYFKYDHVSSRRQVGSTFKPIVYAAAIEDGRDPCDFISNELRTYEEYDDWTPRNSDNKYEGYYSMPGALAHSVNTVTVDLMMETGVRKVSALAHDMGIENELPVQPSIALGTADLTLSEMLTVYGTFVNRGYKVKPVYLLGIEDQYGNVVADFTKEKADVKRVLREETADMMIHMLKNVIDSGTARRLRYRYGLRNEIAGKTGTTQSQADGWFIGATPKLVAGSWVGGPSRLIRFRNLTLGQGANTALPIWAKFMQQVNREPEFRMVSNGHFAQPKRRTMDKLDCEFYKDELDEDKGFFWRLFAGDKDRREREDRSAERVQRVPQQSKEKQRERTKFGDIIRGIFGGRKD, via the coding sequence TTGAATCCCAAAGTAAAAAAAACTTTAAGTAAACTAGTTCAGAAGCTGCTCAGAGCGATACAACATAGTTTTAAAGCTCTTTATCGTACCGTCCGCCATTTTGGCTGGAAGCAGTGGCTACGCCTGGGTGTGTTTACTTTTTTTGGCTTGTTACTCTCAGGGCTTCTTTTTGCCTTTATCGTACATATGGGCTTCTTCGGGAGGCTCCCTAATGAGCAGGAGCTGCGCAATATAAAAAACTTCAACTCTTCAGAAGTTTACACCTATGATCGTAAACTGCTAGGCAGGTACTATATAGAAAATCGTACTAATGCCCGCTACGAAAATATAGCACCCTCAATTATACAGGCTTTGGTTTCTACCGAAGACTCTCGCTTTTACCAGCATCAGGGAATAGACTACAGGAGTATGGCCAGAGTTTTCGTCAAAAGTATATTACTGGGTAATGAAAGTTCTGGTGGGGGGAGTACCATTAGCCAGCAGCTGGCGAAGAACCTTTTTCCGAGGCAGGATTTCTGGATTTTAAGCATGCCAGTAAACAAGCTAAAAGAAATATTTATTGCTACCCGGCTGGAAGAAATTTATAGTAAAGAAGAGATACTCACGCTTTACCTTAATACTGTTCCTTTTGGGGGCAATGTGTTTGGTATTGAAGCTGCTACTAAACGTTTTTTTAATAAATCAGCCAAAGAAATACAGCCCGAGGAGGCCGCAGTACTGGTAGGTATGCTCAAAGCTACCACCTATTACAGCCCCCGCTTACACCCCGAAAGAGCCAAAGGCCGACGTAATGTGGTGCTTAACCTCATGGCCAGAGCTGGCCACATCACTCCTTTTGAGGCAGACTCTTTGAAGTCTATCCCCATGGAACTGGATTACACTTATGTCTCGCATAACGAAGGGCCTGCCCCCTATTTTAGAGAAAAATTAAGGCATGAGGTACAGGCATGGCTCAAAGAGCATCCTAAAGAGGACGGCAGCTACTACAATCTGTATACCGATGGCCTTAAAATCTATACGACTATAGACTCACGCATGCAGGCGTATGCAGAAAAAGCAGTAGAAGAGCACATGAAGGAGTTGCAGTCTACCTTTTTTAAACATTGGCAAGGCCGTAAACCCTGGGATAAGCAGAACAACTACCTCAAAAGGCTCATGCAGCGCTCCGCTCGTTATAAGCAACTTATTGCTAGCGGAAAAACGCCGGAAGAAGCAGAGGCCCTGTTTAAAGAAGCAATACCTATGACAGTATTTACCTGGGAGGGCGAGAAAGAAAAAACTATGAGCCCGCTGGACTCTATCGCCTATTATCAGATGTTTCTTAATGCTGGCTTTATGGCTATGCGACCGGAAAATGGTCATGTAAAAGCCTGGGTTGGAGGTATCAATCATGAATATTTCAAATACGATCACGTTAGCTCTCGTCGGCAGGTAGGCTCTACATTTAAACCTATTGTATATGCAGCCGCTATTGAAGATGGGCGCGATCCCTGCGACTTTATCAGTAATGAGCTTCGTACATACGAAGAATACGATGACTGGACACCACGTAACTCGGATAATAAGTACGAAGGCTACTACTCTATGCCTGGTGCACTAGCACACTCTGTCAATACGGTAACTGTAGACCTGATGATGGAGACCGGGGTGAGAAAGGTATCTGCCCTCGCACATGACATGGGAATAGAAAATGAGCTTCCCGTACAGCCTTCTATAGCCTTGGGCACAGCTGACCTTACGCTCTCTGAGATGCTTACCGTGTATGGCACATTTGTTAACCGTGGGTACAAAGTAAAACCAGTATATCTTTTAGGTATAGAAGATCAGTATGGTAATGTGGTTGCAGACTTTACCAAAGAGAAAGCAGATGTCAAAAGAGTACTCCGAGAGGAGACTGCGGATATGATGATACATATGCTGAAAAACGTAATTGACAGCGGTACGGCGCGGCGCTTACGCTATCGTTATGGATTAAGAAACGAAATAGCAGGAAAGACTGGAACCACACAATCTCAGGCTGATGGATGGTTTATTGGTGCTACGCCCAAGCTGGTTGCTGGCTCCTGGGTGGGTGGGCCCAGCAGGCTTATCCGCTTTAGAAATCTTACTTTGGGTCAGGGAGCTAACACTGCGCTGCCTATCTGGGCTAAATTTATGCAACAGGTAAACCGCGAACCTGAATTTAGAATGGTCAGCAATGGACACTTTGCCCAACCTAAGCGCCGTACTATGGATAAGCTGGATTGCGAATTCTATAAAGATGAGCTAGATGAAGATAAGGGATTCTTTTGGAGACTTTTTGCTGGCGACAAGGATCGCCGAGAACGCGAAGATAGAAGTGCAGAAAGAGTTCAGCGGGTACCACAACAAAGTAAAGAAAAGCAGAGAGAACGCACCAAGTTCGGGGATATTATCCGAGGCATTTTTGGAGGAAGGAAGGATTAA